A genomic stretch from Lathyrus oleraceus cultivar Zhongwan6 chromosome 2, CAAS_Psat_ZW6_1.0, whole genome shotgun sequence includes:
- the LOC127121963 gene encoding auxin response factor 17-like: protein MVQQQLDRVDPKIWQECADDSVPLLKLNSKLYYFPRGHLEHACHNYPATQALSLIDHCRPFTLCIISDVDLYADSETDELVAKLLLTPVTNDSVVPSEAGGEVDGDQILSYAKTLTQSDANNGSALSVLVKCAKIIFPPLDYNTESPSQDVSVTDFHVVVWNFRHVYSGTPKRHLITTSQ from the coding sequence ATGGTTCAACAGCAACTCGACCGTGTAGATCCAAAAATATGGCAGGAGTGTGCTGACGATTCCGTCCCTCTTCTGAAGTTGAATTCCAAACTCTATTATTTCCCTCGAGGTCATCTAGAACATGCTTGCCATAACTACCCTGCCACTCAAGCACTCTCGCTCATTGATCATTGTCGTCCGTTCACTCTATGCATTATTTCCGATGTTGACCTCTATGCAGATTCTGAAACTGACGAACTTGTTGCAAAGCTACTATTGACTCCCGTAACTAACGATAGTGTTGTACCTTCCGAGGCCGGCGGTGAAGTTGACGGTGACCAGATTCTTTCCTATGCGAAGACTTTAACCCAATCCGATGCTAATAATGGCAGTGCATTATCCGTACTTGTCAAATGCGCTAAAATAATCTTCCCACCACTTGACTACAACACTGAATCTCCGTCTCAAGATGTGTCAGTCACCGACTTTCATGTCGTAGTCTGGAACTTTCGTCACGTGTACAGTGGGACACCCAAGCGACACCTAATTaccacttcacaataa
- the LOC127121964 gene encoding uncharacterized protein LOC127121964: MAGEQHSDHSRPLVNYNMDDGPPSHETDARDGHPSTPSPEPQNNGDASHAHNLGAETFHLIPVPVEGDAVMIAVVNALNQAGSMLHQQHERIMALEAERQEARPQPVSRIQQRSEPTKKRGRRSPEPHVSRARARRDGGRAGTSPRRGHSPDNNELSPLRSDEEDLHCPLSRAIMEAPLPKGMEKPPNLAVYDGTTDPDDHVDNVNAMLDYRNDITGHLKCRLFSTTLRKGAMAWYKSLAPESITSWRVMRSMFTRHFTASRRHPKTEATLEAIVQKKNETLRSYIERFNQEAVEVDTTEHMKKYLLERGLLPGSELSRAVGIEPPRTLNELLHKAQAYIRYEEKQVAHNARSGRNAGETEHSKREDTSIPRRNGDKRREERPRELREGRGPAGRYSEYTLLTAPRERILAECINSEFKQGRVRFPKPSAPKPHTDKSKYCRFHRSHGHVTEDCVHLKDAIEILIQEGHLKQYTRKNEAPRHDEPEKKRPREDTPPDNSPYQVALCVSRPEDFFLPEPLPEGKITALSPWENFPTTLVISGGGTNGESAALSVKRKFDELLLTAPEQKATLTKYRGKSNPISFFLEELPGGSPNSGIPLLIRAKMAQFDVRRILVDQGSSVDIMYVHLFKTLKLDKTNLAPYVGSDLQGFNGATTRPWGYVELLVTFGEQETAREVKIQFLVVDCPSLYNCIFGRPTLAELTAVPSTVHLKMKYYTKLGRVVTIHGDIEAARRCYDAAVKGQAVISTKSNCNNKKLKTEDPARGVNAIDLDCRIGLDETEEGRFPKERSLEHPVRPIPDGEFELIPLGDDPERTVKIGKGLPEETREELVACLKENSDLFAWNAAEMPGLDPEIACHKLALDRAAKPIVQRRRKQSPEKAEAAERAVKDLLEANFISEAQYTTWLSNVVLVKKNNGKWRMCVDYTDLNRACPKDAFPLPNIDLLVDNSAGFKLLSFMDAYSGYNQIPMSPADKKHTAFMTPTGNYYYNVMPFGLKNAGATYQRMMNKVFKDEIGDMLEVYMDDMIVKSHEEITHARHLAKVFGQARQCKMRFNPEKCTFGVRAGKFLGFYLTERGIEANPDKCRAFSEFPTPKTKKSIQSLNGVLASLSRFIAKSAQHALPFFRLLRKEATFDWTDECEQALLHLKKVLSQPPVLSRPSEKETLYLYLSVATEAVSAVLIRETDEGQKPIYFTSKALQGPELRYQQIEKVALALINTARRLRYYFLAHTIKVRTDQPIKQLLGRPDMAGRMLKWSLELSEFDIQYESRKALKAQALADFVAEMTHCPTPVESAHKWTIFVDGASSTSGSGAGIILENEEGILIEALVTDNGTQFTDGGFQDFVASLGTTQHFTSVEHPQTNGQAEAANRVILRGLKRRLGEAKRAWVEELHSVLWAYRTTPHSTTGETPFRLTYGTEAVIPVEIRTPTRRTEEPLDEEMNDETLRAELDLVEEIRSEAALRETTLKQKIALRHDAKVIKREFQVGTLVLRRNQKNPREGKLAANWEGPYRVRDKTSNGAYYLENLQGEQLARPWNAEKLRQYYS; encoded by the exons ATGGCCGGAGAACAACATAGCGATCACAGCCGTCCCCTCGTCAACTACAATATGGACGACGGCCCGCCATCCCATGAAACGGACGCTCGGGACGGTCATCCATCCACCCCGTCTCCAGAGCCCCAAAACAACGGGGATGCCTCTCACGCCCACAATTTAGGGGCAGAGACATTTCATCTCATTCCCGTTCCCGTTGAAGGAGACGCCGTAATGATTGCCGTGGTGAATGCCCTCAATCAGGCCGGTTCTATGCTCCACCAGCAGCACGAACGAATCATGGCCCTCGAAGCCGAACGACAAGAGGCCCGGCCTCAGCCGGTGAGTAGGATACAACAACGTTCGGAGCCAACGAAGAAGCGAGGACGTCGCTCTCCAGAACCCCACGTCAGCAGGGCACGCGCCCGTCGTGACGGTGGTCGAGCGGGAACATCACCAAGGCGCGGACACAGCCCCGACAACAACGAACTGTCTCCCTTAAGGAGCGACGAGGAAGATTTGCATTGCCCCCTATCTCGGGCAATAATGGAAGCCCCGCTCCCCAAAGGCATGGAGAAACCACCAAATCTAGCTGTGTACGACGGGACTACAGATCCCGACGATCACGTCGACAACGTCAACGCGATGCTCGACTACCGCAATGATATAACCGGGCACCTCAAATGCCGACTGTTCTCAACGACCCTCAGGAAAGGGGCCATGGCTTGGTACAAAAGCTTGGCCCCTGAGTCCATTACGTCATGGAGAGTCATGAGGTCCATGTTCACCAGGCACTTTACAGCTTCCCGTCGTCACCCCAAGACTGAGGCGACCCTTGAAGCCATAGtgcagaagaagaatgaaacACTGCGCTCATACATCGAGCGATTCAACCAGGAGGCTGTCGAGGTAGATACCACCGAGCACATGAAGAAGTATCTCCTCGAGAGAGGTCTCTTGCCCGGCAGTGAACTTAGCAGAGCCGTAGGGATCGAGCCTCCCCGCACCTTAAACGAGCTCCTGCATAAAGCCCAGGCCTACATCAGATACGAGGAAAAGCAGGTGGCACACAATGCCCGCAGCGGACGTAACGCTGGGGAGACCGAGCACTCAAAACGCGAGGACACGAGCATTCCCCGTCGCAACGGAGACAAACGAAGAGAAGAAAGACCTCGCGAGCTCCGGGAAGGAAGAGGCCCCGCGGGCAGATATAGCGAGTACACCTTACTGACAGCTCCTCGAGAGCGCATCCTCGCAGAATGTATCAACTCTGAATTTAAGCAGGGCAGGGTCAGGTTCCCAAAACCGTCTGCACCAAAGCCCCACACCGACAAATCAAAGTACTGCCGGTTCCACAGAAGTCACGGGCACGTGACCGAAGACTGCGTCCACCTGAAGGATGCGATAGAAATTTTAATCCAAGAGGGGCACCTGAAGCAGTATACGAGGAAGAACGAAGCTCCCAGACACGACGAGCCAGAGAAGAAGAGACCCCGGGAAGACACACCCCCTGACAACTCTCCCTATCAAGTGGCCCTCTGCGTGTCACGACCGGAAGATTTCTTCCTCCCCGAACCATTGCCCGAGGGCAAGATCACTGCACTCAGCCCCTGGGAAAACTTCCCTACCACACTGGTGATATCAGGAGGAGGAACTAACGGGGAATCCGCGGCCCTCTCCGTCAAACGTAAGTTCGACGAACTCCTACTGACTGCCCCCGAGCAGAAAGCGACATTGACAAAATACCGGGGAAAATCCAACCCAATATCCTTCTTCCTGGAGGAACTCCCGGGCGGATCCCCGAACTCGGGCATCCCACTATTGATAAGGGCAAAGATGGCCCAATTCGACGTACGACGCATCCTGGTCGACCAAGGCAGCTCAGTGGATATCATGTACGTCCACCTCTTCAAGACTCTGAAGCTAGACAAGACCAACTTAGCCCCCTACGTCGGATCAGATCTCCAAGGATTCAACGGAGCAACAACCAGACCGTGGGGATATGTTGAGCTCCTCGTCACCTTCGGCGAACAAGAAACGGCCAGGGAAGTCAAAATCCAATTCCTGGTCGTAGACTGTCCGTCTCTCTACAATTGCATCTTTGGACGCCCGACACTGGCCGAACTCACCGCGGTCCCATCCACCGTCCACCTGAAGATGAAATACTACACCAAATTGGGACGTGTGGTCACCATCCATGGTGACATCGAAGCAGCCCGGCGATGCTACGACGCCGCAGTAAAAGGACAGGCCGTAATCAGCACGAAGAGCAACTGCAACAACAAAAAACTCAAGACCGAGGATCCTGCCCGAGGAGTCAACGCCATCGACCTCGACTGTCGCATCGGGCTGGACGAGACCGAAGAGGGGAGGTTCCCCAAGGAACGCTCTCTCGAACACCCGGTCCGACCAATCCCCGACGGGGAGTTCGAACTCATTCCTCTTGGGGACGATCCGGAAAGGACGGTGAAGATAGGTAAGGGACTACCCGAGGAAACAAGAGAAGAGCTAGTAGCATGCCTCAAAGAGAACTCCGACCTCTTCGCGTGGAATGCCGCAGAAATGCCCGGGCTGGACCCCGAGATCGCGTGTCATAAGCTAGCTTTAGACCGGGCAGCCAAGCCCATAGTACAGCGTAGACGCAAGCAATCGCCCGAAAAGGCAGAGGCTGCCGAGCGAGCTGTAAAAGACCTCTTAGAGGCAAATTTTATTTCTGAAGCCCAGTACACAACCTGGCTCTCTAATGTAGTCCTCgttaagaaaaataatggaaaatggcgtatgtgtgttgattatactgATCTTAATAGGGCTTGCCCGAAAGATGCTTTCCCCCTCCCTAATATAGACTTGCTCGTTGACAACTCTGCAGGTTTTAAACTCTTGTCCTTCATGGACGCATATAGTGGATACAACCAGATCCCTATGTCGCCCGCAGACAAGAAACACACAGCGTTCATGACCCCAACGGGCAATTACTATTACAACGTGATGCCGTTCGGGCTCAAGAACGCTGGCGCTACATACCAACGCATGATGAACAAAGTCTTCAAGGACGAAATAGGGGACATGCTCGAAGTGTACATGGACGACATGATCGTCAAATCACACGAGGAGATAACCCATGCTCGACACCTTGCGAAGGTATTCGGGCAGGCGAGACAGTGTAAAATGAGGTTCAACCCCGAAAAATGCACGTTCGGAGTCCGGGCAGGCAAGTTCCTCGGTTTCTATCTCACCGAAAGAGGGATCGAGGCCAACCCCGACAAATGCCGGGCATTCTCGGAGTTTCCGACCCCGAAAACCAAAAAATCGATCCAGTCACTCAATGGAGTGCTCGCCTCACTCTCCCGTTTCATCGCCAAGTCCGCCCAGCACGCGTTGCCATTCTTCAGACTCCTTCGCAAAGAGGCTACCTTCGACTGGACCGATGAATGCGAGCAAGCGCTACTCCATCTAAAGAAGGTTCTGTCCCAACCCCCGGTCTTATCACGGCCATCAGAAAAGGAAACCCTATACTTATACCTATCCGTGGCAACCGAGGCCGTCAGCGCCGTTCTAATAAGAGAAACCGACGAAGGACAAAAGCCCATCTATTTTACGAGTAAAGCACTCCAAGGTCCCGAGCTCCGATATCAGCAAATCGAAAAGGTCGCCCTGGCCCTCATCAACACAGCGAGGAGACTACGATATTACTTCCTCGCACACACGATAAAGGTGAGGACCGACCAGCCAATCAAACAGCTGCTCGGGCGCCCGGATATGGCCGGGAGGATGCTCAAGTGGTCACTAGAACTCTCCGAATTCGACATACAATACGAAAGTAGGAAAGCCTTGAAAGCTCAGGCACTGGCCGACTTCGTCGCGGAGATGACCCACTGCCCGACTCCAGTAGAAAGCGCCCACAAATGGACGATCTTCGTCGATGGCGCCTCTAGCACATCAGGCAGCGGGGCCGGGATCATCCTCGAAAATGAAGAAGGGATCCTGATAGAG GCACTTGTCACAGACAACGGGACACAATTCACGGACGGAGGATTCCAGGACTTCGTCGCCAGCCTGGGCACCACACAGCATTTCACGTCTGTCGAGCATCCGCAGACGAACGGGCAAGCAGAGGCGGCCAACAGGGTAATCTTACGTGGCCTCAAACGCAGACTCGGTGAGGCAAAGAGGGCATGGGTCGAGGAGCTACATAGCGTCCTATGGGCCTACCGCACGACACCACATTCTACCACCGGGGAAACCCCGTTCCGACTAACTTACGGCACCGAGGCAGTCATCCCGGTGGAGATACGGACGCCAACGAGGAGGACAGAGGAGCCCCTAGACGAGGAAATGAACGATGAAACCCTTAGAGCCGAGCTCGACCTAGTCGAGGAGATACGTTCCGAAGCAGCTCTCAGGGAAACAACCCTCAAACAAAAAATCGCACTACGCCATGACGCGAAAGTCATAAAAAGAGAGTTCCAGGTCGGCACCCTGGTCCTCAGAAGAAACCAGAAAAACCCGAGAGAGGGCAAACTGGCGGCCAACTGGGAAGGCCCTTACCGCGTCCGCGACAAAACGAGCAACGGGGCCTATTACCTAGAAAACCTACAAGGAGAACAACTCGCTCGACCATGGAACGCGGAAAAACTTAGACAATATTACAGCTAA